A section of the Spirosoma pollinicola genome encodes:
- a CDS encoding ligand-binding sensor domain-containing protein: protein MMRILYSIYVQFCICILFTWGALAQTSLSANAPVFRVDHIGVNDGLTQGSVYYMLKDSRGFLWFGTQDGLNRYDGHHFRTFRPALGKNGAVLTGSIRGINIFGIIEDPDGNLWIGTEEGLNRYDRQRDRFDCFFISDRTRKEKQLASRTLPFFVNQTELLYLSDAEGLVRFDYRAGHKTILSPDLHPTKEYDLQSSTVRTPTGDIWLHSPTGLMRYTIRNKTLSHYFSRDPNNQVGSAQVVFSFFIDTDDIAWIGTKAGLIRFDYRKQTSQIYATVGTKPISAIYSIAPDQRGRIWLGTQDDGVLYFDKRTRLFGRVNDFTNNTHQLNEFKISKVYVDNLGIIWANTDPNGLARILPDAFLFGGMVKRLATDTLPDRQKLNNYSIRGFLEERFDRLWVLTENGINIIDPRSNRLVDRYLTRSSLTRSLAQTTIKSLYRDPKRRIWVGVTGGVLAYKPTTKTFDPILFASSTASLVEDNYVRTMVSISDTTLIAATERGLYALNTARRRWSKVPVLEGENIFSLSYDTTNGRLWVGTFLNGYYCYQMPGVNQPTKPWKLVKSGLKGYMVLNIRPDDSKQTIWLSCDRGLVALTDQTNRFHLYTEQQGLANSFVYGSLSDADNNIWMSTNRGISRLNPATQTIKNFRLNDGLQSYEFNGNAFLKTASGELYFGGVNGFNRCVPDAFRSSSFNPYVHIYSLNINEVPFVNNTYVGEAKRIDIEHTQNTLSLEFAALDYASNGHNVYQYQLTNYDDHWVMAGERNYVRYANLPPGDYTFQVKAANRDGHWSEHIRTLMIHIEPPFWQKWPFVLFAILLLAAVIWLWVRQRENAIREQQEDRLRLSYNIQEQVKKDIARDVHDEIGTRLATIKLYTTQLTQQAGETPAILALRTTIFQLINDTIGDVRNLLRKLNPQTLERHGYIAAVEELFSRITASGIVNAQFDPIELSEQGSRFLADIEVMLYRITQELLSNSLKHAYADQIELHMLRQADRLILIYQDNGRGFNYEQTQKKAAGLGIGNIESRVAMLGGKITWLTQVGRGVQATIDVPIGKVNKRSVTSSKTNSLLPD from the coding sequence ATGATGCGAATTCTATATAGCATCTATGTTCAATTTTGCATTTGTATTCTATTCACATGGGGTGCATTGGCACAAACAAGTTTGTCTGCTAACGCCCCCGTTTTTCGGGTCGATCACATTGGTGTAAATGACGGACTAACGCAGGGGTCTGTCTATTACATGCTGAAAGATAGCCGGGGGTTTCTGTGGTTTGGCACGCAGGATGGCCTGAATCGCTACGATGGGCATCATTTTCGCACCTTCCGACCGGCCTTAGGCAAAAATGGCGCTGTTCTGACAGGCTCTATCCGAGGCATCAATATTTTTGGTATAATCGAAGACCCCGACGGTAATTTATGGATTGGTACCGAAGAGGGCCTAAATCGCTATGACCGCCAGCGGGATCGATTCGACTGTTTTTTTATCAGTGATCGTACTCGTAAAGAGAAACAACTGGCCAGCCGAACGTTGCCGTTTTTTGTCAATCAAACAGAGTTGCTGTACCTCAGCGATGCTGAAGGACTGGTACGCTTCGACTATAGGGCGGGGCATAAAACCATACTGTCGCCCGACCTTCATCCGACAAAAGAATACGACCTTCAAAGTTCGACGGTGCGGACGCCAACGGGCGATATCTGGCTGCATTCCCCAACGGGCCTTATGCGGTATACTATTCGGAACAAAACCCTGTCACATTACTTTAGCCGTGATCCGAACAATCAAGTTGGCTCGGCGCAAGTCGTGTTCTCTTTTTTTATCGACACCGACGATATCGCCTGGATTGGCACCAAAGCAGGCCTGATTCGCTTTGATTACCGCAAACAGACGTCACAGATATACGCAACTGTGGGTACAAAACCCATTAGTGCCATTTACAGCATCGCGCCGGATCAACGCGGGCGAATCTGGCTCGGTACGCAGGATGATGGCGTTTTGTATTTCGACAAGCGGACGCGCCTGTTTGGCAGGGTAAATGATTTTACGAACAATACCCATCAGTTGAATGAATTCAAAATCAGTAAGGTGTATGTGGATAATCTGGGTATAATTTGGGCAAATACAGACCCCAACGGACTGGCTCGTATTTTACCCGATGCTTTTTTGTTTGGGGGTATGGTAAAACGGTTGGCTACCGATACATTACCCGATAGGCAGAAACTAAATAATTACTCGATTCGGGGTTTTCTGGAGGAGCGGTTCGATCGGCTCTGGGTACTTACCGAAAACGGAATCAATATTATTGACCCACGCAGCAATCGGCTCGTTGACCGATACCTGACTCGCTCATCATTGACACGCAGCCTTGCTCAAACAACCATTAAAAGTTTGTATCGTGACCCAAAACGGCGTATTTGGGTGGGTGTTACGGGAGGGGTACTGGCCTATAAGCCTACAACGAAAACATTCGACCCCATTCTATTTGCTTCATCTACAGCTAGTTTGGTAGAGGATAACTATGTGCGAACCATGGTTAGTATTTCTGACACGACACTGATTGCTGCCACCGAGCGAGGGCTATATGCGCTGAACACAGCCCGGCGCCGTTGGTCAAAAGTGCCCGTTCTTGAAGGCGAAAATATTTTTAGTCTTTCGTATGATACCACCAATGGACGACTTTGGGTTGGTACTTTTCTGAACGGGTATTATTGCTACCAAATGCCGGGGGTAAATCAACCAACAAAACCCTGGAAACTCGTTAAATCGGGTTTGAAAGGGTACATGGTGCTTAACATCCGGCCAGACGATAGCAAGCAAACAATTTGGCTTTCATGCGATAGAGGTCTGGTTGCATTAACAGATCAAACAAACCGGTTTCATTTGTATACAGAGCAGCAGGGACTCGCCAATTCGTTCGTGTATGGATCCCTGTCAGATGCTGATAATAACATTTGGATGAGTACAAATCGGGGTATATCCCGACTTAATCCTGCTACGCAAACGATCAAGAATTTTAGATTGAACGATGGCCTCCAGAGTTATGAATTTAATGGCAACGCTTTTTTAAAAACAGCTTCGGGTGAGTTGTACTTTGGGGGTGTCAACGGCTTCAATCGCTGTGTGCCCGATGCCTTTCGGAGTAGTTCGTTTAATCCTTACGTTCATATTTATTCGTTGAACATCAACGAGGTCCCTTTCGTTAATAACACCTACGTTGGGGAGGCTAAACGTATTGATATTGAGCATACCCAGAACACCCTGTCCTTGGAGTTTGCAGCCCTCGATTACGCGAGTAACGGGCATAATGTGTATCAGTATCAACTAACGAATTATGATGATCACTGGGTAATGGCCGGTGAACGCAACTACGTTCGGTATGCCAATTTACCCCCCGGCGATTATACCTTTCAGGTAAAAGCCGCTAATCGGGATGGACACTGGAGTGAGCACATACGCACATTAATGATCCATATTGAACCGCCTTTCTGGCAAAAATGGCCGTTCGTACTCTTCGCTATTCTTTTGCTGGCGGCCGTTATCTGGTTGTGGGTTCGCCAACGCGAAAATGCTATTCGTGAACAACAGGAAGATCGGCTTCGGCTGTCATACAATATTCAGGAACAGGTAAAAAAAGATATTGCCCGCGATGTACACGATGAGATCGGCACCCGGTTAGCCACCATAAAACTGTATACGACTCAACTGACGCAGCAAGCCGGCGAAACACCCGCTATCCTGGCCCTCAGAACGACCATATTCCAGTTAATTAACGATACCATCGGCGATGTTAGAAACCTGCTTCGTAAACTAAACCCGCAAACACTGGAGCGACATGGATATATAGCCGCTGTTGAGGAACTGTTTTCCCGGATCACAGCCAGCGGTATTGTTAATGCCCAATTTGACCCGATTGAATTAAGCGAGCAAGGCAGTCGCTTCCTGGCCGACATCGAAGTGATGTTGTATCGAATCACGCAGGAACTGCTCAGCAATTCGCTGAAACATGCCTATGCCGATCAGATCGAATTGCACATGCTACGGCAGGCCGACCGGCTCATACTGATTTATCAGGATAATGGGCGGGGATTCAACTATGAACAAACACAAAAAAAAGCCGCTGGTTTGGGCATCGGAAATATTGAGTCGCGGGTAGCTATGTTAGGAGGAAAGATCACCTGGTTAACGCAGGTGGGGCGGGGTGTACAAGCCACAATCGACGTACCCATTGGTAAGGTTAACAAGCGTTCTGTAACCTCATCAAAAACAAATAGCCTTCTTCCCGATTAG
- a CDS encoding DMT family transporter, with the protein MLLTILTISSLAVLVRIVANPLSNVFQKQLTQRAANPLFVTSVTYGILMLVCLVFWTQLQFTGLSSGFWLSMLIASLFAMFGNVFLVKAMHIGDLSVLGPINAYKAIVGMLISVFLLNEVPGWWGLVGVLLIVVGSYVVLNDKKRQSNELPTQTNKTGLFQRPEVKLRLAALVFSAIDGAFLKKAIILSTPSTAFFYWCTLGFAFTFIWILLTMRTTWRVQTALLLSQKSTYLALCITVGVTQMASNIALANMPVGYALALFQTSALVSVLFGYHFFSEQGILRKLIGAGIMVAGAVLITVLG; encoded by the coding sequence ATGCTTTTAACCATTCTCACGATCTCCTCGTTGGCAGTTTTGGTTCGCATTGTGGCCAATCCCCTCTCGAATGTATTTCAGAAACAGTTGACCCAGCGAGCAGCAAATCCATTGTTCGTTACGTCGGTTACCTACGGTATTCTGATGCTGGTTTGTCTTGTCTTTTGGACTCAGCTTCAGTTTACAGGTTTATCGTCCGGATTTTGGTTGAGCATGTTGATCGCCAGTCTGTTTGCTATGTTTGGCAATGTCTTTTTAGTAAAAGCGATGCATATTGGTGATTTGTCGGTGCTGGGTCCAATCAACGCCTACAAAGCCATCGTAGGAATGCTGATCAGCGTTTTTCTTCTCAACGAAGTTCCGGGATGGTGGGGGCTTGTTGGCGTGTTGCTGATTGTAGTGGGCAGTTATGTTGTGCTGAATGACAAAAAACGGCAATCGAATGAATTACCGACGCAGACAAATAAAACCGGACTGTTTCAGCGACCGGAAGTTAAGCTGCGGCTGGCAGCACTGGTGTTTTCGGCTATCGACGGGGCTTTCTTAAAAAAAGCCATTATTCTTTCCACGCCCTCAACTGCATTTTTTTACTGGTGTACATTGGGTTTCGCTTTTACCTTTATCTGGATTCTTCTGACAATGAGAACCACCTGGCGGGTCCAGACAGCTTTACTCCTTTCGCAGAAAAGTACCTACCTTGCCTTATGTATAACTGTTGGTGTGACTCAGATGGCCAGTAACATTGCCCTGGCCAATATGCCCGTTGGCTACGCGCTGGCTTTGTTTCAAACGTCAGCATTGGTGAGTGTTCTGTTCGGTTATCATTTCTTTAGCGAACAGGGTATTCTCCGAAAGCTCATTGGCGCGGGTATTATGGTTGCCGGTGCAGTACTAATTACCGTTCTGGGCTAA
- a CDS encoding PPK2 family polyphosphate kinase, which translates to MKDFDTDRFRYDGDKAFKIKKAPTKVDDLYEDDEHYEALLRQQAADIDKWQERMYATNRYGLLTIFQALDAAGKDGTIQNVFTGTNPTGVQVYSFKRPTEQELDHDFLWRSWRELPARGNIGIFNRSYYEEVLVTKVHPEILTESQRLPDKTTDDLDKLFKHRYEAICNMETFLYRNGFSTVKFYLHVSKKEQADRLIARIEDPEKNWKFEEGDVKEREFWDDYQDAYEQCINATATDKAPWYIIPADDKKNMRLLVGRIIIDELKKLHISDPEPDEDRFKALQKLIPIIKAQ; encoded by the coding sequence GTGAAAGACTTCGATACTGACCGTTTTCGCTATGATGGCGATAAAGCCTTTAAAATCAAAAAAGCACCCACCAAAGTAGATGACCTCTACGAAGATGATGAACATTACGAAGCATTGCTTCGGCAACAGGCTGCCGATATCGACAAATGGCAGGAGCGTATGTATGCCACCAATCGGTATGGCTTGTTAACTATTTTTCAGGCGCTTGATGCCGCCGGGAAAGACGGCACTATCCAGAATGTGTTTACGGGTACCAATCCGACCGGCGTGCAAGTCTATTCATTCAAACGCCCAACAGAACAGGAACTGGATCATGATTTTCTGTGGCGCTCCTGGCGCGAACTGCCCGCACGAGGTAACATCGGCATTTTCAACCGGTCGTATTACGAAGAAGTACTGGTCACAAAGGTTCACCCCGAAATCCTGACGGAGAGTCAACGCCTGCCTGATAAAACCACCGACGACCTGGATAAACTCTTCAAGCATCGCTATGAGGCTATCTGCAATATGGAGACCTTTCTGTACAGGAATGGCTTTTCGACGGTCAAATTTTACCTACATGTTTCCAAAAAAGAACAGGCAGATCGGCTGATAGCCCGTATCGAAGACCCTGAAAAAAACTGGAAATTTGAAGAGGGCGATGTGAAAGAACGTGAGTTCTGGGATGACTATCAGGATGCTTACGAACAATGTATCAATGCAACCGCTACAGACAAGGCTCCCTGGTACATAATTCCGGCAGATGACAAGAAAAATATGCGTTTGCTGGTAGGACGAATCATCATTGATGAACTCAAGAAACTACATATTTCAGATCCGGAACCCGATGAGGACCGGTTTAAAGCCTTACAGAAATTGATTCCTATTATAAAGGCACAGTAA
- a CDS encoding 3'-5' exonuclease, whose protein sequence is MYCIVDVETTGGVKGPTRLTEIAIFRHDGQQVVDSFHSLLNPGCLIPPFIRHLTGISNEMVQDSPTFADVANDVLNITKDAIFVAHNVGFDFGFIQKELNWLGHDYFRRTLCTVRTSRKLLPGHPSYSLGKLCRSLEIPLNGRHRAQGDAAATVLLFEMLLRNDAQGLIPRITPHIEYTR, encoded by the coding sequence GTGTATTGCATCGTTGACGTTGAAACGACTGGGGGCGTTAAAGGCCCTACTCGCCTTACCGAAATTGCCATCTTCCGCCACGACGGACAGCAAGTGGTTGACTCATTCCATTCACTGTTGAATCCCGGCTGTCTGATTCCTCCGTTTATCCGGCACTTAACCGGTATTTCGAACGAGATGGTGCAGGACTCCCCCACTTTTGCCGATGTTGCCAACGACGTGCTGAACATTACGAAAGACGCCATTTTTGTAGCGCACAACGTTGGTTTCGACTTTGGCTTTATCCAGAAAGAACTAAACTGGCTAGGCCACGATTACTTCCGGCGGACTCTCTGCACAGTGCGTACGAGCCGTAAATTATTGCCGGGTCACCCCTCCTATAGCCTGGGCAAACTTTGCCGTTCTCTTGAGATTCCGCTCAATGGTCGCCACCGGGCGCAGGGCGATGCAGCCGCAACGGTGTTGCTGTTCGAAATGCTGCTGCGAAATGACGCGCAAGGCTTAATTCCCCGCATAACTCCTCACATTGAGTACACCCGCTAA
- the msrA gene encoding peptide-methionine (S)-S-oxide reductase MsrA, with protein MTTNQSENLAKATFGTGCFWCTEALYESLDGVIGAVSGYEGGQKPNPTYKEVCTGTTGHAECVEVTYDPAKITYQELLEAFFRSHDPTSLNRQGEDVGTQYRSVIFYHNDEQKQLAETAKVELDKSGAYDKPIVTEISPAETFYEAEAYHQSYFANNPNQGYCAFVIAPKVDKFKKVFKEKLKTQVLH; from the coding sequence ATGACCACAAATCAATCCGAGAATCTGGCAAAAGCAACCTTTGGTACCGGCTGTTTCTGGTGCACAGAGGCTTTATATGAATCACTGGACGGTGTTATTGGTGCTGTATCCGGCTATGAAGGAGGTCAGAAACCAAACCCGACATACAAGGAAGTATGCACTGGCACAACCGGTCATGCCGAGTGCGTGGAGGTAACGTATGACCCGGCCAAAATTACCTATCAGGAATTACTGGAAGCGTTTTTCCGCAGCCACGATCCAACTTCCCTGAATCGCCAGGGCGAAGACGTCGGTACTCAGTACCGGTCGGTGATTTTTTATCACAACGACGAACAGAAGCAACTGGCCGAAACCGCTAAAGTTGAACTGGACAAATCCGGTGCGTATGATAAACCCATCGTTACGGAGATCAGTCCTGCCGAAACTTTCTATGAAGCAGAAGCCTATCACCAAAGTTATTTTGCCAATAACCCTAACCAGGGGTATTGTGCATTTGTAATTGCCCCCAAGGTCGACAAGTTCAAGAAAGTGTTTAAAGAGAAATTGAAGACTCAAGTGCTTCATTAA
- a CDS encoding prolyl oligopeptidase family serine peptidase, producing the protein MLSSTVVLGQTTNPIAYPVARKTNQVDTYHGTQVADPYRWLEDDRSTETADWVKAENKVTFDYLAQIPYRKQFQDRLEQVYNYPKYSAPSRKGSGPTGRWFYFSKNDGLQNQAVLYRQKGLDGKPELVIDPNKLSADGTTRLGAFSLSKDGKYAVVGLSKGGSDWQEYQVMELATKTYLADKIEWVKISGAAWQGDGFYYSRYPKPEGSALAAKNENHQVYFHKLNTPQSADRLVYEDPQHLQRFHIVSTTDDERFALLSISDRGQGKDGNSLLFIDAKSTNKTFEPVVSEITNFSYGVIDNDGDRLLILTNEKAPNSKVIAFDTKKRAFTTLIPEKPEPIAENSVSAAGGKLFVEYAKDVTSNVEIFDYSGKSEGTVKLPAIGSTSGFGGEKDDKFVFYTFTSFTFPPTIYRYDIATRKSTVFRAPEVDFNPADYETEQVFYTSKDGTKVPMFLTYRKGLKLDGTNPTLLYGYGGFNVSLPPAFSPFRIPFLEQGGVYAQANLRGGSEYGEKWHEQGMKLKKQNVFDDFIAAAEFLIARKYTSPAKLAIQGGSNGGLLVGAVMNQRPELFRVAIPQVGVMDMLRFHKFTIGWNWIADYGSSDNADEFNALYAYSPIQNLKPGINYPATLITTADHDDRVVPAHSFKYAATLQEVYKGQNPVLIRIDTNSGHGASNTKKNIETAADIYAFILWNMGVKSLKEVASK; encoded by the coding sequence ATGTTGAGTTCAACAGTAGTACTGGGCCAAACGACCAATCCTATAGCCTATCCCGTTGCCCGAAAAACGAATCAGGTAGATACCTATCATGGCACCCAGGTAGCTGACCCATATCGCTGGCTGGAAGACGATCGATCAACAGAAACCGCCGATTGGGTAAAAGCCGAGAATAAAGTTACGTTCGACTACCTGGCCCAAATCCCCTACCGAAAGCAGTTTCAGGACCGGCTGGAACAGGTGTATAACTACCCGAAATACTCAGCCCCAAGTCGTAAGGGGAGCGGTCCGACGGGTCGGTGGTTCTATTTCTCAAAAAACGACGGGTTGCAGAATCAGGCCGTCTTGTACCGGCAGAAGGGTCTTGACGGTAAGCCTGAGCTAGTTATCGACCCGAACAAACTATCGGCGGACGGCACCACGCGGCTGGGTGCGTTTTCGCTATCAAAAGATGGTAAGTATGCGGTAGTTGGCTTGTCGAAGGGAGGTTCCGACTGGCAGGAGTACCAGGTGATGGAACTGGCTACCAAAACGTATTTAGCCGACAAAATCGAATGGGTAAAAATATCGGGAGCTGCCTGGCAGGGCGACGGCTTTTATTACAGCCGATACCCAAAACCGGAAGGCAGTGCACTGGCGGCTAAAAATGAGAATCATCAGGTGTATTTTCATAAACTAAACACCCCGCAATCGGCCGACCGGCTGGTGTATGAAGATCCGCAACATTTGCAGCGGTTCCATATTGTCAGCACGACAGACGATGAACGATTTGCTCTATTATCCATCAGCGATCGCGGACAGGGGAAAGACGGTAATTCGTTGCTCTTTATTGATGCAAAATCTACCAATAAAACCTTTGAACCCGTTGTTTCTGAAATCACCAATTTCAGCTATGGTGTTATCGACAACGATGGCGACCGGCTTCTGATTTTAACCAACGAAAAAGCGCCGAACAGTAAAGTCATAGCGTTCGACACGAAGAAACGGGCCTTTACAACACTCATCCCGGAGAAACCGGAGCCCATTGCCGAAAATAGTGTTAGTGCAGCCGGAGGCAAGTTATTTGTTGAATATGCTAAAGATGTGACCTCGAATGTGGAGATTTTTGATTATTCCGGGAAGTCAGAAGGAACGGTCAAACTACCTGCCATAGGCTCTACAAGCGGATTTGGCGGTGAAAAAGACGACAAATTCGTTTTCTATACGTTCACGTCTTTCACCTTTCCGCCCACAATTTACCGATATGATATTGCCACTCGGAAAAGCACTGTTTTCCGGGCGCCTGAAGTGGATTTTAACCCCGCCGATTACGAGACGGAGCAAGTCTTTTATACCAGTAAGGATGGGACCAAAGTGCCCATGTTCCTGACGTATCGCAAAGGACTTAAACTCGACGGTACAAATCCGACATTGTTATATGGATACGGCGGTTTTAATGTCAGTCTACCACCAGCCTTTAGCCCCTTTCGAATTCCATTTCTGGAACAGGGTGGTGTTTACGCACAGGCTAATTTACGGGGTGGCAGTGAATATGGCGAAAAATGGCACGAGCAGGGAATGAAGCTAAAAAAGCAAAACGTTTTTGATGATTTCATAGCTGCTGCCGAATTTCTGATTGCTAGGAAATACACGAGTCCAGCTAAACTGGCCATTCAGGGTGGGTCCAACGGGGGTTTGCTGGTTGGCGCGGTGATGAACCAACGGCCCGAACTGTTCCGGGTGGCCATTCCGCAGGTGGGCGTTATGGATATGCTCCGGTTTCATAAGTTCACCATCGGCTGGAACTGGATTGCCGACTATGGCAGCAGCGACAATGCTGATGAGTTCAACGCGCTTTATGCCTATTCGCCAATTCAGAACCTCAAACCCGGCATCAACTACCCGGCCACGCTAATCACCACCGCCGACCACGACGACCGTGTTGTACCGGCTCACTCGTTTAAATACGCGGCCACTCTACAGGAAGTCTACAAAGGGCAAAACCCGGTCCTGATTCGGATTGACACCAACTCGGGTCATGGAGCCAGCAACACCAAAAAGAATATCGAAACCGCTGCCGATATATACGCCTTTATCCTCTGGAATATGGGCGTGAAGAGTTTGAAGGAAGTAGCGAGCAAGTAA
- a CDS encoding YceD family protein, with protein sequence MNPLRAYDIHIVGLDNKRYEYDFTSDSSFFVALEQELIKAGNVQTHLVLDKSETMIRLDFHIVGAVEQTCDRSLDEYDELVDTQRSMLLKFGDHNEELSDEIELIERNTSTINVARYIFEFISLSLPMKRLHPRFRAEDDQDDDDQDVKLIYSSGVETNNDDADDQPDIDPRWAALRKLSDN encoded by the coding sequence GTGAACCCATTACGCGCATACGATATTCACATTGTTGGTCTTGACAACAAACGCTACGAATACGACTTCACGTCGGATAGTTCGTTTTTTGTCGCGCTTGAACAGGAATTGATCAAAGCGGGCAATGTTCAGACACATTTGGTGCTCGATAAGTCGGAGACGATGATTCGTCTGGACTTTCATATTGTGGGAGCGGTTGAGCAGACCTGCGACCGCAGCCTCGATGAATATGATGAGTTGGTCGATACGCAACGGTCAATGTTGCTGAAATTCGGCGATCACAATGAAGAGTTAAGCGACGAGATTGAACTCATTGAACGGAATACATCAACGATTAATGTAGCCCGTTACATTTTTGAGTTCATAAGCCTGTCTCTACCCATGAAGCGGCTTCACCCCCGTTTTCGAGCGGAGGACGATCAGGATGACGATGACCAGGATGTAAAACTTATCTACAGTTCTGGCGTAGAAACGAATAATGACGATGCAGACGACCAGCCGGATATTGATCCTCGCTGGGCCGCTTTGCGAAAACTGAGTGATAATTAA
- a CDS encoding S41 family peptidase yields MKISKILRLVSLFVGLSCQISQAQVLTPSQARTDLSYLKRKLDLLHPGMGYYTPHARMEQLYDSLYNRLTSPVDYLTFFHHVSPFVAAIKDGHTNLNHRKNYIGKSTRFFPFYIRLVESQYFISHNVSSDTTLQRGTELLAINGRAVADVHDELMNADHSGSDGDNLTGRRQWSLIQFADYYAAWFGSADSIKITYRLADDSLVRQTKLKCLTLDNFRHRIQRRYGIETDRRPNLSVRMVDTLTHTAVLRISTFMGIKKKDPFQWAFNRRLKRAFKQIRQENVQNLVVDMQGNGGGIVMNSAHLLRYWMPKSFRIMDHEEMKKGARAELVTRWNPFSALNFSLQYRDDNRGGFASRLANRRYRPRHRDAFAGNLYFLMNGASFSATTSVLAKTLDAGMGTFVGEASGSAYWGDFAGHFKTVTLPNSKLQVRIPLKKLTHAVETERANGFTVEPDFIVTRSFDDLMHNRDYVLDYTLRLIREGIVVRPGVEKQMNRNRALQASR; encoded by the coding sequence ATGAAAATTAGCAAGATTCTGCGTTTAGTAAGTTTATTTGTTGGTTTAAGTTGCCAAATTTCACAAGCTCAGGTACTTACGCCTAGTCAGGCCCGTACCGACCTTAGTTATCTAAAACGGAAGCTCGATTTGCTCCATCCAGGCATGGGTTATTACACACCCCACGCCCGGATGGAACAACTATACGACTCCTTATATAATCGTTTGACATCCCCCGTCGACTACCTGACGTTTTTTCATCATGTCAGCCCCTTCGTGGCCGCTATCAAGGATGGCCACACAAACCTGAACCATCGAAAAAATTACATTGGCAAGTCCACCCGATTCTTTCCTTTCTATATTCGATTGGTCGAATCACAGTATTTTATCAGTCATAACGTGTCGTCAGATACGACCCTTCAGCGTGGCACCGAATTGCTGGCGATTAATGGGCGGGCGGTTGCCGATGTGCATGATGAATTGATGAATGCTGACCACTCCGGCTCTGACGGGGATAATCTTACAGGCCGACGCCAGTGGAGTCTGATACAATTTGCCGACTACTATGCGGCCTGGTTTGGCTCGGCAGATTCCATAAAAATCACCTATCGACTGGCAGACGACAGCCTTGTCCGGCAAACGAAGCTAAAATGCCTGACTCTGGACAATTTCCGGCACAGAATACAACGGCGGTATGGTATTGAAACAGACCGGCGTCCCAATTTATCGGTTCGGATGGTCGATACGCTTACGCACACGGCTGTACTGCGCATTTCCACGTTTATGGGCATTAAGAAGAAAGACCCATTTCAGTGGGCCTTCAATCGTCGCTTAAAACGAGCATTCAAACAGATACGGCAGGAAAACGTACAAAACCTGGTGGTCGATATGCAGGGAAATGGCGGGGGTATTGTTATGAACTCAGCGCACTTGCTACGGTACTGGATGCCAAAATCCTTCCGCATAATGGACCATGAGGAAATGAAAAAGGGCGCTCGTGCCGAACTCGTGACGCGCTGGAATCCTTTTTCGGCACTGAACTTCAGTCTGCAATACCGGGATGATAACCGGGGTGGCTTTGCAAGCCGGTTGGCAAACCGACGCTACCGACCCCGGCATCGGGATGCATTTGCCGGGAACCTGTATTTTCTCATGAATGGCGCGTCGTTTTCGGCTACTACGTCGGTACTGGCCAAAACGCTTGATGCAGGTATGGGCACTTTTGTTGGCGAAGCGAGCGGCAGCGCTTATTGGGGCGACTTTGCCGGACATTTCAAAACCGTAACGTTGCCCAATTCCAAACTTCAGGTACGAATTCCACTCAAAAAATTAACGCATGCCGTTGAAACCGAACGGGCAAATGGCTTTACCGTAGAACCGGATTTTATCGTTACACGCAGTTTCGACGACCTTATGCATAACCGGGATTATGTGCTGGATTATACGCTTCGGCTCATTCGCGAGGGTATCGTGGTGCGGCCCGGCGTAGAGAAACAGATGAATCGGAACCGGGCGTTGCAGGCTTCACGTTAA